From a region of the Labeo rohita strain BAU-BD-2019 unplaced genomic scaffold, IGBB_LRoh.1.0 scaffold_97, whole genome shotgun sequence genome:
- the LOC127162575 gene encoding long-chain fatty acid transport protein 6, with product MSWAISTLAVGIVTLLLIQRRFYPYFWDDLMYYVKVRRVGRAMMARMKRGVVTYLQCFELQARNIPHKAFVVFEQQTLTYRDVDVRSNRFANVLQSHCALKHGDVVALLMNNEPDFICVWFGLCKLGCEVAFLNFNIKSQSLQHCLSSCGAKTLVIGSDLIRFLDEVLPALTDGGVEVWVAAESSAHQNVRTLLDKLESASPEKPVIDAPQPNLMSNFLFIFTSGTTGLPKAARISHIKAVMCMAFLRLCGARACDRVYLTLPLYHMSASLLGIGGCIELGATCVLKRKFSASQFWKDCLKYDITVFQYIGELCRYLVSQPKTAEEVAHKVRLAAGSGLRADVWKEFLRRFGKIQIREAYGLTEASIGFVNYTAEIGPIGRASYFNKLSLPFEFLRCDPQTYEPIRTGTGRCIKVSKGEAGLLVAPVTFTNPFLGYAGDKAMSERKLLRDVFRTGDVYFNTGDLMLQDHRDFVYFKDRIGDTFRWKGENVSTTEVSEVLGSLDFLLDVNVYGVAVPGYEGRAGMAAVVLKDGHGLDGERLYGHLLQTLPTYAWPWFLRVQTSLDMTDTFKQQKGRLVQQGFSPDTVQQPLYFLDASQKTYTPLTAQLYDDIVSGKIRL from the exons ATGAGCTGGGCCATCAGCACTCTGGCCGTCGGGATCGTTACTCTTCTGCTCATTCAGAGGAGGTTTTACCCTTACTTTTGGGACGACTTGATGTACTACGTGAAAGTTCGGCGCGTGGGGAGGGCGATGATGGCGAGGATGAAGCGCGGAGTTGTCACATATCTCCAGTGCTTTGAGCTCCAAGCCAGAAACATCCCGCACAAAGCGTTCGTTGTGTTCGAACAGCAAACCCTCACGTACAGGGACGTGGATGTGCGGAGTAACCGATTCGCGAACGTGCTGCAATCGCACTGTGCTCTGAAACACGGCGATGTTGTGGCTCTTCTGATGAATAACGAGCCGGATTTCATCTGCGTTTGGTTCGGTCTCTGTAAACTGGGCTGCGAGGTCGCGTTTCTCAACTTTAACATCAAATCCCAGTCGCTGCAGCACTGTTTGAGCAGCTGTGGAGCCAAAACGCTCGTCATTGGCTCAG ATTTGATCAGGTTTCTGGATGAGGTGCTGCCGGCGCTGACCGACGGCGGGGTTGAGGTTTGGGTGGCAGCCGAGAGCTCAGCGCATCAGAACGTCCGGACGCTGCTGGACAAGCTGGAATCCGCCTCTCCAGAGAAGCCCGTGATCGACGCCCCTCAGCCCAACCTCATGTCCAACTTCCTGTTTATCTTCACATCTGGCACGACAG GACTGCCGAAAGCCGCTCGAATCAGTCACATCAAAGCGGTGATGTGCATGGCCTTCCTCCGTTTGTGTGGCGCTCGTGCCTGCGATAGAGTCTATCTGACGCTGCCGCTCTACCACATGTCTGCGTCGCTGCTCGGCATCGGCGGCTGCATCGAACTCG GGGCGACGTGTGTTTTGAAGAGAAAGTTCTCTGCCAGCCAGTTTTGGAAGGACTGTCTCAAGTatgatattactgtgtttcagtatATTGGGGAACTCTGTCGATATTTGGTCAGTCAACCCAAG ACGGCAGAGGAAGTGGCTCATAAAGTTCGCCTTGCTGCAGGAAGTGGTCTTCGAGCTGATGTTTGGAAGGAGTTTCTCAGGCGTTTTGGAAAAATCCAAATTCGTGAAGCTTATGGTTTAACGGAGGCCAGTATTGGCTTTGTTAATTACACTGCTGAAATTGGACCAATTGGGCGAgccagttattttaataag ctcagTTTGCCATTTGAGTTTTTAAGATGTGATCCACAAACGTATGAACCCATACGGACGGGCACAGGACGCTGCATTAAAGTGAGTAAAG GGGAAGCAGGGTTACTGGTGGCTCCAGTGACGTTCACCAACCCTTTCCTGGGCTACGCGGGTGATAAAGCCATGTCGGAAAGGAAGCTCCTGAGGGACGTCTTTAGGACGGGAGACGTGTATTTCAACACGGGAGATCTGATGCTCCAGGACCACAGAGACTTCGTCTACTTCAAAGACAGGATTGGAGACACATTCAG GTGGAAAGGAGAGAACGTCTCCACCACAGAGGTGTCTGAAGTGTTGGGCAGCCTGGACTTCCTGCTGGATGTCAATGTGTACGGTGTCGCTGTACCAG GATATGAGGGTCGAGCGGGGATGGCCGCTGTCGTGTTGAAGGACGGTCACGGATTGGACGGAGAGAGGCTCTACGGTCATCTGCTCCAGACTCTTCCTACGTACGCGTGGCCGTGGTTTCTGAGAGTTCAG ACTTCCTTAGACATGACGGATACATTTAAGCAGCAGAAGGGCAGACTGGTACAGCAGGGCTTCAGTCCGGATACAGTCCAGCAGCCGCTGTACTTCCTGGATGCTTCGCAGAAAACCTACACGCCCCTCACTGCGCAGCTGTATGACGACATCGTGTCAGGCAAGATCAGACTTTAG